A genomic stretch from Erigeron canadensis isolate Cc75 chromosome 9, C_canadensis_v1, whole genome shotgun sequence includes:
- the LOC122583482 gene encoding chromosome transmission fidelity protein 18 homolog translates to MDELDWLEADLHLHDDYIDELDLDIDIEPPPIEEIPTEEPIPLIKPTLQIPNNQNIVSEPEKPQSKKRLNPNPSTSVVEDKRCKIVDVIDDDHDEDDWMRFDPPKRDEAVNDVEVVEEEEKERFISRYVKDIDGDFMPVTGTDGDRVYAKLVKVDNDDNLKKLDLKSYSKGLMMEDINVLMEKVEQDVLQKALQASVPSQTETNNLDTPVATERLWVEKYSPNSFMELLSDEHTNREVLLWLKQWDSSVFGSELKSTTDDVLSALKRHSSVSQQKKVPSKSSFGWKKEFISNSETYGEHNHFDKDKYDSHGTQELHNKKSKDSGPPEQKILLLCGAPGLGKTTLAHVAAKHCGYRVVEINASDDRSSSSIETKILDVVQMNSVIADSRPKCLVIDEIDGALGDGKGAVDVILKMVKGFTLVSLVFLKNSLRQVTWLSAILVHIYDKPQITLNINFMTSSSESSWHKASYWFPTTMSGAEVGMES, encoded by the exons atggatgaacTAGATTGGCTCGAAGCCGATTTACATCTTCACGACGACTATATCGACGAACTCGATCTCGATATCGATATCGAACCACCACCGATTGAAGAAATACCAACAGAAGAACCAATTCCATTGATCAAACCAACTTTACAAATCCCAAACAATCAAAACATCGTTTCCGAACCCGAAAAACCGCAGTCTAAGAAGCGGTTAAACCCTAACCCTAGCACAAGTGTAGTTGAAGATAAGCGGTGTAAAATCGTTGATGTAATTGATGACGATCATGATGAGGATGATTGGATGCGGTTTGATCCGCCGAAACGAGACGAGGCGGTTAACGATGTGGAGGTTGTTGAGGAAGAGGAGAAGGAGAGGTTTATATCGAGATATGTGAAGGATATCGATGGCGATTTTATGCCGGTGACTGGTACGGATGGGGATCGGGTTTATGCTAAGTTGGTTAAGgttgataatgatgataattTGAAGAAATTGGATTTGAAATCGTATTCGAAag GTCTTATGATGGAAGATATAAATGTATTAATGGAAAAGGTGGAACAGGATGTTCTGCAAAAG GCTTTGCAAGCTAGTGTCCCAAGTCAGACTGAAACAAATAATTTGGATACACCAGTGGCGACTGAACGACTCTGGGTGGAGAAATATTCTCCAAATTCATTCATGGAGCTTCTCAGTGACGAGCACACCAATCGAGAG gTTCTTTTGTGGTTGAAACAATGGGATTCTTCTGTTTTTGGGTCTGAACTCAAGAGTACAACTGACGATGTGTTGTCTGCTTTAAAAAGGCATTCCTCTGTTTCCCAACAAAAGAAAGTTCCTAGCAAGAGTTCTTTTGGGTGGAAAAAAGAGTTTATATCTAATAGTGAAACTTATGGAGAACATAATCACTTTGACAAAGATAAATATGATTCTCATGGTACTCAGGAACTTCATAACAAGAAAAGCAAGGATTCCGGCCCACCAGAACAGAAG ATCCTTTTACTCTGTGGTGCACCAGGGCTTGGAAAAACAACACTCGCACATGTGGCGGCCAAGCACTGTGGATATCGTGTGGTTGAG ATTAATGCTAGTGATGACCGGTCATCCTCATCGATTGAAACCAAAATTCTTGATGTGGTTCAGATGAACTCTGTCATAGCTGATTCAAGGCCCAAATGTTTG GTGATTGATGAGATTGATGGAGCTCTTGGTGATGGCAAAGGCGCAGTGGATGTAATTTTAAAGATG gTAAAAGGGTTTACCCTGGTTAGCTTAGTATTCCTCAAAAACAGTTTGAGACAAGTAACATGGCTAAGTGCCATACTAGTTCACATATACGACAAACc TCAGATTACTCTCAACATAAACTTCATgacttcatcttctgaatcttCCTGGCATAAAGCATCATACTGGTTCCCGACAACTATGTCAGGTGCAGAAGTAGGAATGGAGTCATGA